The genomic stretch agaaaagctacctCTTCTGATCCTATGGTAAGGTATGTTGCATTACCTTCTGATGGTTCTAGGAGAGAATTTGTTGTGTAGTTGGCATAGGATCTCTATCTGTCTGGAAGTATATGTTGAAATTTATGGAATCAGTGTAAAAACTAAGatggagaaaacaaaatataacttGAAGAGTCtagttttgttgagataggaacTAGTTGGGAATTGGATTTGCTCCCTTTGGGAAAGTGGAAGTGACTTATGTGTGGGAAGACtggtaaaaaaagataaatgatatcCATACAAGTACAGGAAGAAGCTGTTAAGTCATcaccaaaataattttctttctgtcttagtcACAGAGTCACCTATCTTAACTGTGGTTACATGATTGAGTTTAAGATTGAGATAAATATGCACTCCATACCCTCTATCTCATTAGCAACAAAAACTTAGAATCCTCTGTCACTTTTTCCGTCCAGCTTGACCCAAATGGTAACAGACTTGAAAGACTGCATGTTCGGAAAATGTTTGGGTGACAAGGTAGAAGCAGGTTAATCCTCAAGTGGATTCGTGTATTCTTTGAGTTGTGAGCATGTACATTACAACTTTTCATGAAGGACTAAATTTGTATTGTGTCAATCCATTAAAATACTGTGGATTACAGTAAATATGTAGATTACAAACTCAGAAAAATTCCTCATCTGTGTAAAGGATTTTCATTAAAGGGACATGGATAATAAGGCTTAAAAATTTAGTTGCTATTTTATGTACAATGAAAAGTTATATACTTCAACTGGAGGGAGATTATGTTTAAGGGTTGGTGTTAAAATCATGTAAATTTTATAAAGATCAGTTTAGTAACAATGTGAGAAATAAGTTCAATGACTGTGAGAACATGAAGAAATTACAGTGGAAAGGTTGATCAGTTAGTCCTGGGAAGAGATGGATGTATCTTTATTAGATAAAATCTAGAGGACTTGCCAATGGTGTAGACAATGGCACTGAGGTGAGGTTTCTGACAGCCATTTCCCTGGATTATTATTTGCATAATGCTGACACTGTTCTCTGAGAATGGAAACACTGGAAGAATACCAGGTTAGGGGTTGGAATTGGCAAAGATCTTAGAATCAGATTTGGACATGTTAGATCTAAAGAACATTTGGGATGTCTAAATAGAAATCACTTTTATTGCATATTTAAGTTATAAATTAGTAAGACacataacagaaatgaaaaccagCTTATGCTAAACACTGCCCTCAGCAATATTTGAAAATGAGCCTTTGCTTTGAACCCTTAAGACACAGTGTGTGGTTGTAGTTATAACCAGCTGTGTGGATAATTTGGTGATTATCTCACAATGCCCAGAAGAACAACTTTGACTTCAACCTGCTGGGAATCTCTAGGAAACATTAAGGGAATTTAAAGCTTAAggtataataaataaatgtttttttcctccagtgTGCACTATCCACCAAAAATTACTACAAAATAATGCTGCTTCTTTCTATACCTTTTCTGTACCTGTTAGAAAAGGGCACACTTCTAGTTTTACAGATTCCCAAGAATTTGGTGAGAGTGGAGATATGAGTTTTTTAACTTATAGTTTTGAAATATGACTGTCAGATAACAAAATAactaagaaagaaactaaaagtatagaaacaattttttaaaagttagtaacCAAAATTGGAGTAGGCAAATAAAAACGCCTATCTGAACAAGTAGAATAGAGTTAGAAATTTTGCTGTTTATGAAGGTTACAAAAATTGGctgaaaattttagaataaatattGAGTAATAGACAAATGAAaactaggaaatttaaaaattaataacataatGAGAGTTTGTTTCTATTGTGTGAAAACTTTTATTAACTGAGACATAGGCTATGATGATCTATTgtcacttattttaaattttttggaatAAGAAAATCAGGCTTAAGGTTTAAGTGGTTGTGTGAAATAAGAATTCTGTAATTACATGAAATCATGAGAGTATGTGTAATGTCCACTAAGATAATTCAGTGGATTTCTTGTGTCTTTTTACAAACACCTGTATTATTTCTTGAATTGTATTTTGCCAAAATTAAAACCAGGAATTTCAATAATTTGGTTAttgatatttataaagaaaattagacaATTTTATACAGGGTAAAACTCTTATGAGTCtcagttttcaagtatttttattcttgtgcATGTTAGTGCTCTCTTTGTGTAAGAACTTACAAAATTtatctaaaattcatttgttatttattttcatagatGATAAATCAAACTGTTACAAATGATTCTgctgcagattttcatttttttttgaaaaataatgcttattcatattttaaaattaaacaaatcctattttctaatattttctcagagtaaaatattttatattacctAAGTATTGGGAGGGTATGAGAATAAAATTATGGAAATTTTGTTCAAATGTGGAAAATACTACAATAGTCTGCATTTCTCCAtgtatttagtttgttttcaaaaatattaaatgacttTTTTGTGATTTCCTTAAGAAACCATTCCTTAATcatgaaaaacttaatgaaagcaaaaaagtgaTATATTTATGATATTGCCAATAAACAAAGTGTACATGAACACAATATTATATTATCGAAATcataaaaaatctaaatatccATGTTACTCTATTTGAATTCCCAGCTTACTTTATTACAACAAATAGTAATTAACTGGGAAGCATCTCTTAGGACTATGTTAGTCACATAAAATGCTACCATTTTTATGATTCATTTATGAACAAATcctcaattcttttattttagtgaTTGTCCAGATGAGATATGGCAGAAGAAAATCAGACTTTGGTGACTGAGTTTGTCCTCACAGGACTTACAGATCATCCCAAGCTGCAGGTGCCCCTGTTCCTGGTGTTCCTGGTCATCTACCTCATCACCATGGTGGGCAACCTTGGGCTGATTGCACTCATCTGGAAGGATTCCCACCttcacacacccatgtacttatTCCTCAGTAGTTTAGCCTTTTCAGATGTATGCACGTCATCCTCTGTGACTCCCAGGATGTTGATTAATTTTTTAACTAAGGATCATAGGATATCTCTTGCTGAGTGCTTtacccaattttattttttttgtttcagtgcaACAGCAGAATGTTTCCTCCTGgtagtgatggcctatgaccgctatgtagcCATATGTAATCCCTTGCTTTATCCAGTGGTGATGTCCAACAAACTCTGCACTTGGTTGATAAGTATTCCATATGTAATTGGAATTCTTCATTCAACAATTCATGTAGGATTACTATTTAGATTAACTTTCTGCAGATAttctataataaattatttctacTGTGAAATCACACCACTGTATGCCATTTCTTGCAATGACTCATCAGTTAATAAattagtgctttttatttttgccatttttatacAAGAATTTACTTTTATGAGTATCATTGTTTCTTATGCCCGTGTCCTCTTTGCCATCTTGAAAAAGAAGTCTGAGAAGGGCAGAagcaaagccttctccacctgcagtgcccatctgctttctgtctctttgtTCTATGGCACTCTCTTCCTCATGTATGTGCTCCCTGGATCTGGCCCAGATAAATATCGTGATAAGGTGTACTCACTGTTCTACACCATTATAATTCCTCTGCTAAACCCCTTTATTTACAGCCTAAGAAACAAGGAAGTTTTAGATTCACTGAGAAAAGTGgtcaagaaataaacattttttaggaAACTgtccttatttccttcctctctcctcttccttctcctccttctctatctctgtctgtctatttgtctctctctctgtctctccccccaCCATACCTACCTCCCTTTCTATGGTGGTAAtgtgtttgaactgaggacctcatgatagtgctctaccatttgagtcatgcctccagttattttagttatttttttgggtaGACTCTTGTGTTTTTACCCAAACTGCTCTGGATAGCTATCCTAATTTTGCCTCCTACACAGCTGGATGATAGGCATAAACCATCATGCCCCATTTATGGCTGAGATTCAGTCCCATTAACTTTTTGTCAAGCCTGGTCTATAACCAAAACCCTTCTGATATGAACTTTCTGAAgggatgggattacagatatgtgcatCTATGCCTGGACCCTCTTGCTTACTTTTTACACTCTAGTTTAAATAAATTAGAGTGTATTCCACTTTTTTTAGCACATAGTAAGAACCTAATACATGTTGTTCAATGAATGAAAAACAGTTTAGGTATGTTTTTCTTAGCAATAAGTTGTTATGGTCCTCAAATTagctattgtatattttaaatattactttttgttttatatctataTTCAAGAATGAAACCAAGTTTTGAGTAATCACATTATTAGGTCCATAACACGAATGAAATCTTGTGTTGCCATATGTCATGTTTTAGAACTCTTTTGAGTTTACATTCTTTTAAAAGAAGATTTATAATGTGTAAATCCTCTGTTTAAAAGTATTTATGCACGATTAAGGAGATCTTGAGTTAAATGTTTTTCAAActcttcatatgtatgtataagcataccaatatacatatacatatgtgtatgtcaTATATACTCcaatataaaaatatgcaaagcAAAATGATATTGataaagtaaatgtaatacaggTCTTTTTGAAGAAT from Castor canadensis chromosome 5, mCasCan1.hap1v2, whole genome shotgun sequence encodes the following:
- the LOC109674538 gene encoding olfactory receptor 5AC1-like, with the protein product MAEENQTLVTEFVLTGLTDHPKLQVPLFLVFLVIYLITMVGNLGLIALIWKDSHLHTPMYLFLSSLAFSDVCTSSSVTPRMLINFLTKDHRISLAECFTQFYFFCFSATAECFLLVVMAYDRYVAICNPLLYPVVMSNKLCTWLISIPYVIGILHSTIHVGLLFRLTFCRYSIINYFYCEITPLYAISCNDSSVNKLVLFIFAIFIQEFTFMSIIVSYARVLFAILKKKSEKGRSKAFSTCSAHLLSVSLFYGTLFLMYVLPGSGPDKYRDKVYSLFYTIIIPLLNPFIYSLRNKEVLDSLRKVVKK